A genome region from Solanum pennellii chromosome 12, SPENNV200 includes the following:
- the LOC107005882 gene encoding indole-3-acetate O-methyltransferase 1-like produces the protein MEVQTQSEKTTKMAGGGVNSPQSTSDNKDNVVVSNLKLERMLSMKGGKGEASYVNNSQAQGQHARSMLHLLKETLDGVQLISSSDNDIPFVIVDLGCSCGSNTVYIIDVIVEHMRKRFEKTDQQIPEFSAFFCDLPSNDFNTLFQLLPPLASNGMEECLASNSHRSYFAAGVPGSFYRRLFPARSIDVFYSAFSLHWLSQVPDVVLDKQNVAYNKGRIYIHGANESTTKAYKKQFQSDLANFLCARSKEMKRGASMFLVCLGRTSMDPIDQGGAGLLFGTHFQDAWDDLVQEGLITSEKRDNFNIPVYAPSIQDFKEVVEANGSFTINNLQVFRGGSPLVVNHPDDAAEVGRALAISCRSVSGVLVDAHIGEQLGDELFTRVERRAARHAKELIEKLQFFHIVASLSLV, from the exons ATGGAAGTCCAAACACAGAGTGAAAAAACTACTAAGATGGCAGGAGGAGGAGTTAATTCTCCACAATCAACAA GTGATAACAAAGACAATGTTGTGGTATCCAATTTGAAGCTTGAAAGAATGCTTAGCATGAAAGGAGGCAAAGGTGAAGCTAGCTATGTCAACAATTCTCAAGCCCAG GGACAACATGCTCGATCAATGCTGCATTTATTGAAAGAAACCCTTGACGGAGTGCAGCTGATTAGTTCATCTGATAACGACATTCCCTTTGTGATAGTCGATTTAGGATGTTCTTGTGGAAGCAACACTGTTTACATCATCGACGTGATTGTTGAACATATGAGAAAGAGATTCGAAAAGACAGATCAACAAATTCCAGAATTTTCCGCGTTTTTCTGTGACCTTCCGTCAAATGATTTCAACACACTGTTTCAGTTGTTGCCTCCGTTGGCTAGTAATGGGATGGAGGAATGTTTAGCTTCCAATAGCCACCGCTCGTATTTTGCTGCCGGAGTTCCAGGTTCATTTTACCGGCGACTATTTCCGGCGAGATCCATTGACGTTTTCTACTCAGCTTTTTCTTTGCACTGGCTTTCTCAG GTGCCGGATGTAGTGTTGGATAAGCAAAATGTTGCATACAACAAAGGAAGGATATACATCCATGGTGCAAATGAGAGCACAACAAAGGCCTACAAAAAGCAATTTCAAAGTGATTTGGCTAATTTCCTTTGTGCAAGGTCTAAAGAAATGAAGAGAGGTGCTTCCATGTTTTTAGTTTGCTTAGGAAGGACCTCTATGGATCCAATAGACCAAGGTGGGGCTGGACTTCTTTTTGGGACTCATTTTCAAGATGCTTGGGATGATCTTGTCCAAGAG GGTCTAATTACAAGTGAAAAGAGGGACAACTTTAACATCCCAGTGTATGCACCAAGTATACAAGATTTTAAGGAAGTGGTTGAAGCCAATGGCTCATTCACTATCAACAACCTTCAAGTTTTTAGGGGAGGGAGTCCTCTAGTTGTCAACCACCCCGACGATGCAGCTGAAGTCGGACGAGCCTTAGCCATCAGCTGCAGAAGTGTTAGTGGCGTCCTTGTGGACGCCCACATAGGTGAACAGCTCGGGGACGAGCTGTTCACCAGAGTTGAGCGTCGAGCCGCACGCCATGCAAAAGAGCTCATTGAAAAACTTCAGTTTTTTCATATAGTTGCTTCCCTTTCTCTTGTGTAG
- the LOC107005309 gene encoding 65-kDa microtubule-associated protein 1-like has product MGGVDADQNGETSCSFLLQQLQKIWDEVGETDENRDKMLLQIDQECLDVYNRKVDQAVKSRAHLLQALADAKVEFSRLLSALGEKTYDGIPEKNLRSIKEQLAAIAPALEKLWKQKDERVKEFLDVQSQIEKISSEIAGSSEQVETPKVDESDLSLKKLDEFHAQLQDLQKEKSERLHKVLEFVSTIHDLCAVLGIDFFSTATEVHPSLSDSTGVQSKSISNDTLSSLARTVLALEEDKKQRLQKLQELATQLIDLWNLMDTTEEEQSLFDHVTCNKSASVDEVSIPGALALDLIEQAEVEVERLDQLKASRMKEIAFKKQAVLEEIFVCSHIEIDSKASQHKIMALIDSGNIEPADLLADMDNQIVKAKEEAESRKEILDKVEKWMAACEEESWLEDYNRDQNRYNASRGAHLNLKRAEKARILVSKIPALVDSLITKTRAWEQDRDTTFTYDGVPLLAMLDEYMMLRHDREEEKRRLRDQKKFHEQIKEQETPFGSTPIPSRPLGTKKVVGPRANGSGNRRLSLNSHQNGSRPSTTKDGRRDHSRTFAPVNYVAISKDEHIPSTP; this is encoded by the exons ATGGGAGGAGTGGATGCTGATCAAAATGGAGAAACAAGTTGTAGTTTTCTACTACAGCAGTTGCAG aaaatttggGATGAGGTTGGTGAAACTGATGAAAATCGAGATAAGATGCTTCTTCAGATAGACCAGGAGTGCTTGGATGTTTACAATAGAAAAGTTGACCAAGCAGTGAAATCGCGGGCTCACCTTCTTCAGGCTTTAGCAGATGCCAAAGTTGAATTCTCCAGGCTGCTATCAGCCCTTGGAGAGAAAACATATGATGGAATT CCTGAGAAGAATTTAAGATCAATCAAGGAACAACTTGCAGCTATAGCACCGGCACTGGAAAAACTGTGGAAACAGAAAGACGAAAGGGTAAAAGAGTTCTTGGATGTACAATCACAAATCGAGAAGATAAGCAGCGAGATTGCAGGGAGTAGTGAGCAAGTAGAGACTCCTAAAGTAGATGAGTCTGATTTGTCTCTTAAAAAGCTGGATGAGTTCCATGCACAGCTTCAAGATCTTCAAAAAGAAAAG AGTGAGAGACTGCACAAAGTCCTTGAATTCGTGAGCACAATACATGATCTATGTGCTGTTCTCGGCATTGACTTCTTTAGTACTGCCACTGAAGTTCACCCAAGCCTGAGCGATTCTACTGGTGTACAATCGAAAAGTATAAGCAATGACACACTATCAAGTCTGGCTAGAACAGTCTTAGCACTAGAGGAAGATAAGAAGCAAAGATTGCAGAAG CTCCAAGAACTTGCAACTCAACTGATTGATTTATGGAATTTGATGGATACAACCGAAGAAGAACAGAGCTTGTTTGACCATGTCACCTGCAACAAATCGGCTTCAGTTGATGAAGTGTCCATTCCTGGAGCTCTTGCTCTTGATCTGATTGAACAG GCTGAAGTGGAAGTTGAAAGACTTGATCAGCTAAAAGCTAGCAGGATGAAGGAGATTGCTTTCAAAAAGCAGGCAGTGCTTGAAGAGATTTTCGTTTGTTCCCACATAGAGATTGACTCTAAGGCTTCTCAACACAAAATTATGGCACTTATTGATTCTGGGAATATTGAGCCTGCAGATTTACTTGCGGACATGGATAACCAGATTGTAAAAGCAAAAGAGGAGGCTGAAAGCAGGAAAGAAATATTGGATAAAGTTGAGAAATGGATGGCAGCTTGTGAAGAAGAGAGCTGGCTTGAAGACTACAACAGG GATCAGAACCGGTATAATGCAAGCAGAGGTGCACACTTAAATTTGAAGAGGGCTGAAAAGGCTCGGATATTGGTCAGCAAAATTCCAG CTCTTGTTGATTCCTTGATTACCAAAACAAGAGCATGGGAACAAGATCGCGACACCACGTTCACATATGATGGTGTTCCACTTCTTGCCATGCTAGATGAATATATGATGCTCAGGCACgatagagaagaagagaaacgAAGGTTGAGG GACCAGAAGAAGTTCCATGAGCAGATCAAAGAACAAGAAACACCATTTGGATCAACACCAATCCCTTCTCGACCCCTCGGTACAAAGAAGGTGGTGGGTCCACGAGCAAACGGGTCAGGTAACAGAAGGCTGTCTCTTAACTCACATCAAAATGGTTCCAGGCCGTCAACAACTAAAGACGGGAGGAGAGACCACTCGAGAACGTTTGCTCCTGTAAACTATGTAGCTATTTCAAAAGATGAACATATTCCCAGCACACCATAG